Genomic window (Sphingobacteriales bacterium):
TTACCCCTACCATCAGTTTTTATTCAAGCTCAGAGAGTTATATCCCTCAAAAATCGACTGTTCATCTGGGGATGATGATCCCGATGGAAGCCGGGCGCGACCCCAAGCAGTTTTTCTCCCCCAATATTCTATTCCAGCAGCAGCATCATTTCTGGCAGGCTAATATTGGTGCATACTATATTATGGATTATTTAATCGGAGGTGTCTGGTACAGACAAACTTCGCAAAATACAGATGGATTAATGGTTCTTGTTGGCTTAAGGAAAGATCCGGTTAAATTTTCCTACAGCTTCGACATTACAAGTTCAACTGTCAGGTTCGGGTCTCCCGGCAGCCATGAAATTTCCCTGATTTTTACCTTTAAAACCTACAAACACGAGCCACCGATTAAATACAGAAAATTAATTTGTCCAACTTTTTAAATGTATAAATAATTTTAGTAGTACCTTTGCGTTAAGATACTGAAATTTAAAAAATTGAAGCATGAAAAGATTTATTAAAATTGCTTTTATGATGTCACTTGCCGTGTTACTGGTATCGTGTGCAGGTGAGCGTTCAAAAACCACGGGATGGAAGTACAATGATGTTAAATGGGGTGGTTTTGAAAAGCATGATTATAAAGGACAGGAAACCGGTCCAAATCTGGTTTTTATCCAGGGAGGTACGTTTACCATGGGTCAGGTCGAACAGGATGTTCGTTTCGACAACAATGCTTACCCGAGAAGAGTTACAGTTACCTCATTTTACATGGATGAAACCGAAGTCAGAAATATTGATTACCGTGAATATTGCTACTGGCTTCTCCGTGTATTTGTTGATTATCCTGAAGTGTATGAACATGCATTACCGGATACCAACTCGTGGCGTGTAAAACTGGGCTACAATGAGCCGATGGTACGTTATTATTTCCGTCATCCCAATTTTGATGAATATCCGGTGGTAGGGGTCAACTGGATTCAGGCATCGGGTTATGCTGCATGGAGGACCGACAGGGTCAACGAAATGATCATGATCCGGGAAGGCTTCCTGAAACCCAATCCTGACCAGATTAATGAAGATAACTTCAATACCGAAGCCTATCTGGCCAATCAATATGAAGGTTTGGTAAAAAAGAAAGTTAAAGCCTATACTACTAACGAAAAAGAACGCAGGGTTCGCCTTGAAGATGGCATCATGCTTCCCGATTACCGTTTGCCGACCGAAGCTGAATGGGAATATGCCGCTCTTGCTCAGGTTGGTGATGCTTTGTTTGAAAACGTAAATACCAGAAGACAGTATGCATGGGCAGGACATTCACTCAGAAAACAGGATACCCGACACAGGGGTAAATTCATGCTCAACATGAGAAGAGGAAGGGGTGACCTGATGGGTACTGCCAGTGAGTTGAACGATGCTTCAACCTATACAGCCGAAGTACGTTCCTACTGGCCTAATGATTACGGACTTTACAACATGACGGGAAATGTCAGTGAATGGGTGATGGATGTTTATCGTCCCTTGTCGCTCGAAGATATTGTTGACCTGAATCCTTTCAGAGGAAACGTATTTACCGTTCCTGCCAAGGATGAAGATGGCTATCTGCTCGAAAAAGACAGTTTGGGTCGTATTATCTACCGCGAAGTAACCCTTGATGAAAATATCGACAGGAGAAATTACCGTGTTGCCGACAATATTGGTTATCTGGATGAAGAAACCTATGAAAAAGGCGAACAAATGTATAATTTCGAAGTAAGTTCACTTGTCAACAACAAGGCAAGGGTCTATAAAGGCGGAAGCTGGGACGACAGAGCTTATTGGCAGAATCCGGGAACCAGGAGATTTCTGGATGAGACACAGGAATTATGTACGCTTGGGTTCCGTTGTGCAATGGTTCATGTGGGAGATTCAAAACGTCATTCACGCAATTTTTAATGTAATAAAAACATAATCAAATGAGAAAATCTTTAGTCATTTTCCTCATGCTGTTGCTTTCAGCAGTTATTGCTCAGCATGCATCAGCACAATTGGTTTATGGAGTGAAAGCCGGATACACGGGATATAAGCTGACCGGCAGTGACGTGTATGGTGGAATG
Coding sequences:
- a CDS encoding SUMF1/EgtB/PvdO family nonheme iron enzyme, with translation MKRFIKIAFMMSLAVLLVSCAGERSKTTGWKYNDVKWGGFEKHDYKGQETGPNLVFIQGGTFTMGQVEQDVRFDNNAYPRRVTVTSFYMDETEVRNIDYREYCYWLLRVFVDYPEVYEHALPDTNSWRVKLGYNEPMVRYYFRHPNFDEYPVVGVNWIQASGYAAWRTDRVNEMIMIREGFLKPNPDQINEDNFNTEAYLANQYEGLVKKKVKAYTTNEKERRVRLEDGIMLPDYRLPTEAEWEYAALAQVGDALFENVNTRRQYAWAGHSLRKQDTRHRGKFMLNMRRGRGDLMGTASELNDASTYTAEVRSYWPNDYGLYNMTGNVSEWVMDVYRPLSLEDIVDLNPFRGNVFTVPAKDEDGYLLEKDSLGRIIYREVTLDENIDRRNYRVADNIGYLDEETYEKGEQMYNFEVSSLVNNKARVYKGGSWDDRAYWQNPGTRRFLDETQELCTLGFRCAMVHVGDSKRHSRNF